CGACGGTTCGGCAGGTCAGAGCGCCAGGATCCGGGCCGCCTCCTCGCGCATCTCGACCTTCCGGACCTTGCCGGTGACGGTCATCGGGAACGCGTCGACCACGTGCACGTAGCGCGGAATCTTGAACCGGGCCAGCCGGCCGGTGCAGAATGCCCGCACCGCCTCCGCGGTGAGCGGCTCGGCCCCTTCGCGCATCCGCACCCAGGCCATCAGCTCCTCGCCGTACTTCTCGTCCGGCACGCCGATCACCTGGACGTCCAGGACGTCGGGGTGGGTGTGCAGGAACTCCTCGATCTCGCGGGGGTAGAGGTTCTCCCCGCCGCGGATCACCATGTCCTTGATCCGGCCGGTGATCGAGAGGTAGCCGTCCCGGTCCATCACCGCCAGGTCGCCGGTGTGCATCCAGCGGGCCGCGTCGATCGCCTCGGCGGTCTTCTCCGGCTCGCCCCAGTAGCCGAGCATCACCGAGTAGCCGCGGGTGCACAGTTCGCCGGGCTCGCCGCGCGGCACGGTCCGCCCGGTGACGGGGTCGACCACCTTGACCTCCAGGTGCGGCCCGACCCGGCCGACGGTGGAGACCCGGCGCTCGATCGAGTCGTCTGCGCGGGTCTGGGTGGAGACCGGCGAGGTCTCCGTCATGCCGTAGCAGATCGACACCTCGGCCATGCCCATCCGCCCGATGACGTCCTTCATCACCTCGATCGGGCAGGGCGCGCCCGCCATGATGCCGGTGCGCAGGCTGGACAGGTCGTAGGAGTCGAAGGCGGGGTCGGCGAGTTCGGCGATGAACATGGTCGGCACCCCGTACAGCGAGGTGCACCGCTCGGCGGCGACGGCGGCCAGGGTGGCGGAGGCGTCGAAGGCGGGCGCGGGGATCACCGTGCAGGCGCCGTGCGAGGTGGCCGCCAGGTTGCCCATCACCATGCCGAAGCAGTGGTAGAACGGCACCGGCACGCAGATCCGGTCCTGCTCCGTGTAGCCGCACAACTCCCCGACGTAGTAACCGTTGTTGAGGATGTTGTGGTGCGAGAGGGTGGCGCCCTTGGGGAAGCCGGTGGTGCCGGAGGTGTACTGGATGTTGATCGGGTCGTCCGCGCTCAGGGCCGCCTGGGCGCGGGCCGGCACCGCCGGGTCGCCGGCCCGCCCGGCGGCCAGCAGCCCCTCCCAGTCGGGCGTGTCGAGCAGCACCACCTCCGCCAACTCCGGGCAGCGCGGCCGGACTTCGGCAATCATCCCGGCGTAGTCGGAGTCCTTGAACCGCTCGGCGGCGACCAGCAGCCGGATCCCGGCCTGGTTCAGCACGTACTCCAGCTCGTGGGAGCGGTAGGCGGGGTTGATGGTGACCAGCACGGCGCCGAGCTTGGCGGTGGCGTACTGGGTGAGCATCCACTCGGCGCGGTTCGGCGACCAGATGCCGACCCGGTCGCCCCGGCGGATCCCGCGGGCGTCCAGGCCGATCGCCACCGCGTCGACGTCGGCGGCGAGTTCGGCGTACGTCCAGCGCCGGCCGGTGGCGCACTCCACCAGGGCCGCCCGCCCGGGGTGGGCGCGGGCGGCCCGGTCGAAGTTCGCCCCGATGGTGTCGCCGAGCAGCGGCGTGTCGGCCCGGCCGGAGGAGTAGCTCAGCGGACCGGCGTCCTGCTGCGGACGCGGGTCGGCCGGCGGGTGCTGGTCGTGCGGCACGGGTACCTCCTGGGCGTACGGCGCGGGTGGGACTCCCATGCTGCGCACCGGGCCGCGCGTTGACCAGACCCGGCAGGGCGGAGGATCAGTCGGAGAATCCCTGCTCGCCGATCACGTCGAGGTTGCGGAAGGTGGGCGGCCCGTCGCACAGCGCGGCGACCCGGGCGGCGAACTCGCCGGTCTCCGGGCGCTGCGAGTTCTCCATCGCCACCTCGTAGGAGGGGAACTCCACGATGTTGAGGTAGACGTCCTTCCCGTCGCGGTCGCGGGTCTGCAGGGCCCGGGCGGCCAGCCGGTGCCCTTCGTTCTTGGCGACCCACTCGTCCAGCAGCGCGTTGAACTCGTCGATCCGCCCGGTGCGGTACTCGATGATCTGGATGAACTTCACCGGTGGCCTCCTCGGCTCGGCGGACGGGCTCCGTCCGCTCCCGTCCAGCCTCCCCAGTGCGGGGGCGGCCCGCAAGGTCTGGCGGCCGGCGCAGCAGGTGGGGGCCGTCCTACGGCGCGGCCGAGTGCACCCGGTGCGCACCGAGGCGACGGGCTCCGATCGAGGAGGGGCGGAACAGCGTGACAGCGACCAACCGTGCCCGGCTGCCCGTCCGGGCCGCAGCCGCTGCCCTGCCGCTGGCCCTGGCGGGTACGGCCCAGGCCGCCCCGGCGACGGCGGACGACGACCCCGGAGCCCCGG
The DNA window shown above is from Streptomyces sp. TLI_171 and carries:
- a CDS encoding AMP-binding protein, whose product is MPHDQHPPADPRPQQDAGPLSYSSGRADTPLLGDTIGANFDRAARAHPGRAALVECATGRRWTYAELAADVDAVAIGLDARGIRRGDRVGIWSPNRAEWMLTQYATAKLGAVLVTINPAYRSHELEYVLNQAGIRLLVAAERFKDSDYAGMIAEVRPRCPELAEVVLLDTPDWEGLLAAGRAGDPAVPARAQAALSADDPINIQYTSGTTGFPKGATLSHHNILNNGYYVGELCGYTEQDRICVPVPFYHCFGMVMGNLAATSHGACTVIPAPAFDASATLAAVAAERCTSLYGVPTMFIAELADPAFDSYDLSSLRTGIMAGAPCPIEVMKDVIGRMGMAEVSICYGMTETSPVSTQTRADDSIERRVSTVGRVGPHLEVKVVDPVTGRTVPRGEPGELCTRGYSVMLGYWGEPEKTAEAIDAARWMHTGDLAVMDRDGYLSITGRIKDMVIRGGENLYPREIEEFLHTHPDVLDVQVIGVPDEKYGEELMAWVRMREGAEPLTAEAVRAFCTGRLARFKIPRYVHVVDAFPMTVTGKVRKVEMREEAARILAL